From a region of the Vanrija pseudolonga chromosome 2, complete sequence genome:
- the RRD2 gene encoding Serine/threonine-protein phosphatase 2A activator 2, whose translation MTTPALATPEAAASSSSSTRAFTPPAKYILSKAHLAAFQRSPSHAAITDFIDGLNASIVGRKLSDAGETNERTLALMGILDAVLDIAKATPPVDNKLSRFGNPAFKTFYDRVGEASADLHATIPGLPAEAVPEIEVYFKEAWGNKQRVDYGSGMEFNFLCWLYCLVKLGVVGEADYPFLVLGVFWRYILVMRYLQSTYWLEPAGSHGVWGLDDYQFLPFLWGAGQLKSHKHLRPKAIHDPEILEAFGPEYMYLSCISFINSIKTASLRWHSPMLDDISAVKTWDKVNEGMRKMYAAEVLGKLPVMQHALFGSLLPFPTPEEDPELKRALEEEGEPEVDAHGHVHEKGWTMDCCGIPVPSAFGAAAEAAGGGGVAAAAAPPVPFTQRSGIKPIPFD comes from the exons ATGACAACACCAGCACTAGCGACACCAgaggccgcggcgtccagcTCTAGCTCTACGCGCGCATTCACCCCGCCGGCAAAGTACATCCTGTCCAAGGCGCACCTGGCCGCGTTCCAGCGCTCGCCATCACACGCGGCGATTACAGACTTTATTGACGGGCTCAACGCGAGCATTGTGGGGCGCAAGCTGTCCGATGCGGGCGAGACGAACGAG cgcacgctcgcgctcatgggtatcctcgacgccgtgctcgacattgccaaggcgacgccgccggtcGACAACAAGCTGAGCCGGTTCGGTAACCCCGCCTTCAAGACGTTCTACGACCGAGTTGGCGAG GCATCAGCCGACCTCCATGCCACTATTCCAGGCCTgccggccgaggccgtcccCGAGATCGAGGTCTACTTCAAGGAGGCGTGGGGCAACAAGCAGCGCGTAGACtacggcagcggcatggaGTTCAACTTCTTGTGCTGGCT CTACTgcctcgtcaagctcggcgtcgtcggcgaggcagACTACCCCttcctcgtgctcggcgtctTCTGGCGGTACATCCTCGTGATGCGATACCTCCAGTCGACGTACTGGCTCGAGCCCGCTGGATCGCACGGAGTATGGGGTCTGGACGACTATCAGTTCTTGCCGTTCCTCTGGGGTGCGGGGCAACTGaaga gCCACAAACACCTCCGCCCCAAGGCGATCCACGACCCCGAGATCCTCGAGGCCTTTGGCCCAGAATACATGTACCTCTCGTGCATTTCGTTTATCAACAGCATCAAGACGGCGTCGCTGCGGTGGCACTCGCCAATGCTGGACGACATCAGTGCCGTCAAGACGTGGGACAAGGTCAACGAGGGCATGCGCAAGATGTACGCGGCGGAAGTGCTGGGCAAGCTGCCAGTCATGCAGCACGCGCTGTTTGGGAGCCTGCTGCCGTTCCccacgcccgaggaggacccggagctcaagcgcgcgctcgaggaggagggcgagcccgaggtcgacgcgcaTGGGCATGTTCACGAGAAGGGATGGACCATGGACTGCTGTGGCATTCCAGTGCCGTCGGCGtttggcgccgctgccgaggcagcaggcggtggtggggttgctgcggcagcagcaccgcctGTGCCGTTCACGCAGCGTTCTGGCATCAAGCCCATCCCCTTCGACTAG
- the Pxn_0 gene encoding Paxillin — MYSTQAAPLPPPTFYGTPPINDNNNNGHYAPHHNNNAQPGPQPAAYSSPSQYYPPPTPSYGYAPAPAQQSPQRHSYTPAPAPSMPPHSTFAGPSHYGQYAQQPPPPPPPQAAYPSAYPPHSYAPIPPAPNTDVQAIPAPARKEAYQAPVFKTFQERKREREAALRAASGAQGGAATPPTASTPTAGTPTRPGYFPPSAPTSMAPAPPPRAPVQAPFVPPSPQRQQPLPSPHRSQPPPSPQRQQYAAPPPAPVSPQRPVPPPRGRTPSPSPARAPSPSPALPPLPRPPAVTSAPTSVRAPAPPGTSVMDRGRPKALPRPASPMKRAPSPARAASPARAASPVRRSPPPLIPQPTGPVAAAAPPPPAIPAHVVAGAAKNPALAALLDRSDTVSSTKSVDRPGFGSPQRRALPRPPQGVTASKSLNRGPGSSVADLEEFRRTLAGQRSSPPMTIVESPSELAARMANVKVGDVVPGSPPVSPVRGFQPLPSIVAPPSPPKPASKVMPPSPPKPSGPKSKGAPPRAQPPLISVNGRAPPSPVIPTISIGEERRPSIPSISVGVPTINVPSPPAISISVPEINVGVPEITVGCDDDDEHSHHSHSRPASPGFSFSGLPTIAVSSSSSYDEPPVVAAPVINVRGARPASPRGPAAAAPTRIEASSAILCAGCDHPIIGRIVRAMNHRWHPGCFKCGVCSELLEHVSAYEHDGKPYCHLDYHDRFAHRCHHCKTPIVDPRFITLDDDVLGQRFYHELHFFCSECGDPFLDPSKSSAPGTEFAGPRQDDGETSDFVIHKGHPYCERCHLRLHKPKCKGCKQPIPDVALTALGSQWHAECFVCDNCTKPFANNLFFPSEGKAYCTECYETM, encoded by the exons ATGTACTCGACACAGGCAG caccgctgccgccgccgacgttcTACGGCACTCCACCGatcaacgacaacaacaacaatgggcACTATGCGCcgcaccacaacaacaacgcacAGCCGGGGCCACAGCCGGCAGCCTACTCATCTCCGAGCCAGTACTACCCCCCACCGACACCAAGCTATGGTTATGCCCCAGCACCGGCGCAGCAGTCGCCCCAGCGGCATTCGtacacgccggcgccggcgccaagcaTGCCCCCTCACTCAACCTTCGCCGGGCCATCACACTACGGGCAGTAtgcgcagcagccaccaccgccgcctccgccgcagGCCGCCTATCCCTCGGCCTACCCTCCCCACTCGTACGCCCCCATCCCGCCCGCGCCAAACACCGACGTGCAGGCCATCCCCGCGCCGGCAAGAAAAGAGGCGTACCAGGCCCCCGTGTTTAAGACTTTCCAGGAAcgcaagcgcgagcgagaagcAGCGCTCcgagcggccagcggcgcacAAGGCGGGGCAGCAACCCCGCCCACTGCGTCAACACCGACCGCAGGCACGCCCACACGACCAGGATACTTTcctccctcggcgccaacgagcatggcaccggcgccgccgccccgcgcgccggtgCAGGCTCCCTTCgtgccgccgtcaccgcaGCGACAACAGCCTCTGCCCTCGCCGCACCGGTCACAGCCTCCACCCTCGCCGCAGCGACAACAGTACGCCGCGCCCCCACCCGCGCCCGTCTCGCCTCAGCGTCCTGTCCCTCCCCCACGGGGGCGGACTCCGTCACCCTcaccagcgcgcgcaccgtcgccatcgcctgCGCTCCCGCCcctgccccgcccgccagcggTGACGTCGGCTCCAACGTCTGTGCGCGCCCCGGCCCCGCCCGGCACCAGCGTCATGGACCGAGGGCGACCCAAGGCGCTCCCCCGGCCCGCGAGTCCGATGAAGCGCGCTCCCAGCCCCGCCCGTGCTGCtagccccgcccgcgccgcgagccccGTCCGTCGATCCCCACCACCGCTCATCCCGCAGCCCACTGGCCCTGTtgccgcagcggcgcctcctccaccgGCGATCCCCGCCCATGTGGTTGCAGGTGCGGCGAAGAaccccgcgctcgctgccctcctcgaTCGCTCGGACACGGTCtcgtcgacaaagtcggTTGACCGACCTGGGTTCGGGtcgccccagcgccgcgctctcCCACGTCCACCGCAGGGCGTGACAGCCAGCAAGAGTCTCAACCGCGGTCCTGGGTCGTCGgtggccgacctcgaggagtTCCGTCGCACCCTCGCGGGACAGCGCAGCTCACCGCCCATGACTATTGTCGAGAGCCCTTCCGAACTCGCAGCACGCATGGCCAACGTCAAGGTTGGGGACGTTGTGCCCGGTTCCCCGCCCGTGTCGCCTGTCAGAGGATTCCAGCCACTGCCCAGTATTGTGGCACCTCCATCGCCACCAAAGCCGGCATCCAAGGtcatgccgccgtcgcctccaAAGCCATCCGGACCCAAGTCCAAGggcgcaccgccgcgggCTCAGCCGCCGCTTATTAGTGTCAATGGCCGTGCACCACCGTCCCCTGTGATCCCGACCATCAGCattggcgaggagcgccggcCATCGATTCCAAGTATCAGCGTTGGGGTTCCCACCATCAACGTGCCGTCCCCTCCCGCCATCAGCATCAGCGTCCCGGAGATCAATGTCGGCGTGCCAGAGATCACGGTtggctgcgacgacgacgacgaacactcgcaccactcgcactcgcggcCCGCGTCGCCTGGCTTCTCATTCTCTGGCCTCCCGACCAttgccgtgtcgtcgtcaagCTCTTACGACGAGCCACCAGTGGTTGCTGCCCCGGTGATCAACGTCAGGGGGGCGCGACCGGCGTCTCCCCGCGGTCCAGCGGCCGCGGCACCGACACGAATcgaggcgagcagcgcgatcCTGTGCGCTGGGTGTGACCACCCTATCATTGGACGCATCGTCCGCGCCATGAACCACCGCTGGCACCCAGGGTGCTTCAAGTGCGGTGTGTGCAGCGAACTGCTGGAGCATGTGAGCGCATACGAGCATGATGGGAAGCCATACTGCCACTTGGACTACCATGAC CGCTTCGCCCACCGGTGCCACCACTGCAAGACACCAATCGTCGACCCGCGGTTcatcacgctcgacgacgacgtgctcggccaGCGATTCTACCACGAGCTGCACTTCTTCTGTTCAGAATGCGGCGACCCCTTCCTCGACCCGTCcaagtcgtcggcgccgggcaccGAATTTGCGGGCCCGCGccaggacgacggcgagacgaGCGACTTTGTCATCCACAAGGGACACCCTTACTGTGAGCGGTGCCACTTGCGGCTGCACAAGCCCAAGTGCAAGGGCTGCAAGCAGCCGATCCCGGATGTGGCTTTGACAGCGCTCGGCAGCCAGTGGCATGCCGAGTGCTTTGTTTGTGAT AACTGCACCAAGCCCTTTGCCAACAACCTGTTCTTCCCCAGCGAGGGCAAGGCATACTGCACCGAGTGCTACGAGACGATGTAG
- the MRPS8 gene encoding 37S ribosomal protein S8, mitochondrial, with amino-acid sequence MSFTTPPHRLISHLKNTSRAALARTSVPYSNAAVGVTSALLRHGLISNIAKGTPTHPAPAEFAALPKPAQRLWVGLKTRNGLPVMRHLDLVSKSSLRATVDKDELGRLLMGKRARNIAGAGTAEIFVIKVASDSSIGRTGADVYMEGWEAYRAGLGGEVICRAS; translated from the coding sequence atgtCGTTCACAACACCGCCCCACCGCCTCATCTCGCACCTGAAGaacacgtcgcgcgcggcgctcgcgcgcacgtcggTGCCCTACTCGAACGCCGCGGTCGGTGTGACCTCCGCGCTCCTGCGCCACGGCCTCATCTCCAACATTGCAAAGGGCACGCCCACGCACCCCGCCCCGGCAGAGTTCGCGGCCCTCCCCAAGCCCGCGCAGCGCCTTTGGGTCGGCCTCAAGACGCGTAACGGCCTCCCCGTCATGcgccacctcgaccttgtgAGCAAGAGCTCCCTCCGCGCCACggtcgacaaggacgagctcggccgtctcCTCATGGGCAAGCGTGCGCGCAACATTGCCGGCGCGGGCACCGCCGAGATCTTCGTCATCAAGGTCGCCTCCGACTCTTCCATCGGCCGCACGGGTGCCGACGTCTACATGGAGGGATGGGAGGCCtaccgcgccggcctcggtggcgAGGTCATCTGCCGCGCCAGCTAG
- the Ttn_0 gene encoding Titin translates to MSAGGPGGPGGHTFPPQQEMSAGDVILQQLLSLQAQAEHQQQQMHQQQPQPQQQQQQQPFYPQQHEHFHQFQQQQFQVPPAPLKRSWSDVDVQQQQQPSFWPPPPPPDQHFLPPQFRSPQMSSPQLTSPQLQFMNNNKKPRYDQPPPPPGMAMGFPPMMSSPQPQPLPTPPQRQYAYPYPVPQAFPPQQPQQNAFPTPALPLPQQFLPPPPPAASPSPVLQHQHPVAFPPPQAPAPTPAPRPVKPKAPKPVAPAPSRPMAAPPSRPKAAPTSSKSAAPPPALAPQRPAPVPAPAASPFPILAKATSSAPAVLTRPGPAREEIPTVPLLYHLAVSAHQAAHHHLRQAFVPSSIRVPGGEDPTCPPIRMTRGGRPKAGVPFSHDANAATTSLRLLVLSADLLRSGLSTAGLSDKEKVAFGLEFVTVGIKILAAVEEIGRLDSAQRAKIKINVDTENLATDVEDTITKSHALSLRSPALKTYRHGLELSNARLAFMRDKVHHGKRVIKQALAMTTKDEFQHRYSLRLMLMQHLEETSHPDFFTVADEIESEARSRQHFELMQLIHVARIKAYFSQRKWDKLQPALDEGAKVMRLTQPPPEPAAGGSNTVATGIRPKSPQSLAWKASLTAHFLLLRALYQGRIGEDNKVKLVLKSLYNLIDDSTDQGYLDAMRESGGIVEFVLQSPSGPPQSLYVQSTPINVLYTLTYITTIVSRREFLGSSATCRTLVHSRAMREWEDVARAEDFWDSGFSQVHGLAEALRLRKVMATLKAEGMMEEALAHIIRSSFAEADKVGALHRRASTYNQVLTDTVRHLRRCHLFNSHLPQLSLLYAQFTHILGLSDNAVRYYRAAQSMITPGSELRLVVDVGLLSASGGLEGLRDSHERSQYVNMLADACRSGNNAMLSAVGSFLSSLTETERVISKRFLSNAYELARKGNLNVLHCLIFAFTTGAHVYGDSERQLKQLESGRSITQMLGGLDRPDGVGQTILGLWYAVKLRDAYRLAGRLEDEKASQVSVDKHFARIAEVREFARRRFPPMPPRQQIQNL, encoded by the exons ATGTCGGCCGGCGGTCCTGGTGGCCCCGGTGGGCACACCTTCCCCCCGCAGCAGGAGATGTCCGCAGGGGATGTCATCCTTCAGCAGTTGCTCAGTCTGCAGGCCCAGGCAGAACACCAACAGCAACAGATGCATCAGCAGCAACCTCAACctcagcaacaacaacagcagcagccgttCTATCcacagcagcacgagcactTTCACCAAttccaacaacaacaattCCAGGTGCCGCCTGCGCCCCTCAAGCGCTCGTGGTCGGATGTCGACGtgcaacagcaacaacaaccgtCCTtctggccaccaccaccgccgccggacCAGCACTTCCTCCCACCGCAGTTCCGCTCGCCGCAGATGTCGTCACCGCAGCTCACTTCGCCGCAGCTCCAGTTCATgaacaacaacaagaagCCGCGATATGaccaaccgccgccgccgccgggcatGGCCATGGGCTTCCCCCCGATGATGTCCTcgccacaaccacaaccccTCCCCACACCGCCGCAGAGACAGTACGCGTATCCTTACCCCGTGCCGCAGGCATTCCCACcacagcagccgcagcagaATGCCTTCCCCACCCCCGCCTTACCCCTCCCGCAACAGTTCctcccgccaccgccgccagctgcgTCGCCTTCCCCCGTCCTTCAGCACCAACACCCCGTCGCCTTCCCTCCGCCACAGGCGCCAGCGCCTACACCCGCGCCACGGCCAGTCAAGCCGAAGGCGCCGAAGCCTGTGGCTCCGGCACCATCACGGCCTATGGCGGCTCCACCATCACGGCCAAAAGCGGCACCAACATCATCAAAGTCGGCGgccccacccccagccctAGCACCACAGCGCCCGGCACCTGTGCCCGCCCCGGCGGCATCACCCTTCCCCATACTCGCTAAAGCGacatcgtcggcgccagcagtgCTCACCCGCCccgggccggcgcgcgaggagatCCCCACAGTTCCGCTGCTGTACCACCTCGCCGTGTCAGCCCACCAGGCAGCGCATCATCACTTGAGGCAGGCGTTCGTGCCCTCGTCGATCCGCGTcccaggcggcgaggaccCTACGTGTCCGCCGATCAGGATGACCCGTGGGGGTCGCCCCAAGGCCGGCGTGCCATTCTCCCAtgacgccaacgccgcgacgacgagcttgcggcTGCTCGTCCTCTCTGCCGACCTCTTACGCTCCGGCctctcgacggcggggctGAGTGACAAGGAAAAGGTCGCCTTCGGCCTCGAGTTTGTTACTGTCGGCATCAAGATCCTCGCGGCAGTCGAGGAGATTGGGCGCTTGGATAGTGCTCAACGGGCGAAGATCAAGATCAATGTCGACACGGAGAACCTTGCCACCGATGTTGAGGACACAATCACAAAGTCCCATGCATTATCCCTTCGCAGCCCGGCACTCAAGACGTATCGCCATGGACTGGAGTTGTCAAACGCAAGGCTGGCGTTTATGAGGGACAAGGTTCACCACGGCAAGCGGGTGATCAAGCAGGCGTTGGCGATGACGACTAA AGACGAGTTCCAGCATCGATACAGCCTTCGCCTGATGCTAATGCAACATCTGGAGGAGACGTCTCACCCAGACTTCTTTactgtcgccgacgagatcgag TCCGAAGCTCGCTCCCGCCAACACTTTGAGCTCATGCAGCTCATCCACGTAGCACGCATAAAGGCCTACTTCTCCCAACGCAAATGGGACAAGCTGCAACCAGCGCTCGATGAGGGGGCAAAGGTCATGAGATTgacgcagccgccgccggagcCTGCTGCGGGCGGTAGCAACACCGTGGCCACCGGCATCAGACCGAAGAGCCCCCAGAGCCTTGCTTGGAAGGCTTCATTGACGGCGCACTTCTTGCTCCTCAGAGCCCTGTACCAGGGCCGTATCGGCGAGGACAACAAAGTCAAGCTGGTCCTCAAGAGCCTGTACAACTTGATCGACGACTCAACAGACCAGGGCTACCTCGATGCCATGCGGGAAAGCGGTGGCATTGTCGAG TTTGTGCTCCAATCTCCATCCGGGCCGCCCCAGAGCCTCTACGTACAGTCGACGCCCATCAACGTGCTCTACACACTCACCTACATCACGACGATTGTCAGTCGGAGGGAGTTCttgggcagctcggcgacctgccGCACTCTTGTGCACTCGAGGGCGATGCGCGAGTGGGAAGATGTCGCTCGTGCTGAGGATTTCTGGGACTCTGGAT TCTCGCAGGTTCatggcctcgccgaggcccttCGGTTGCGAAAGGTTATGGCGACGCTCAAAGCAGAGGGCATGATGGAGGAGGCACTGGCCCACATCATTCGCTCGTCGTttgccgaggcggacaaggTAGGTGCCCTGCACCGCCGAGCATCTACTTACAACCAGGTCCTCACGGATACAGTTCGCCACTTGCGCAGGTGCCACCTGTTCAATAGCCACTTGCCGCAGCTGTCCCTTCTCTACGCCCAGTTTACGCACATCCTAGGCTTGTCTGACAATGCTGTTCGGTACTACCGCGCAGCCCAGTCGATGATCACTCCCGGGTCTGAGCTCcgcctggtcgtcgacgtcggcctctTATCAGCAAGTGGTGGGCTCGAGGGCTTGCGTGACAGTCACGAGCGATCCCAATACGTCAACATGCTGGCGGATGCCTGTCGATCGGGCAACAACGCAATGCTGAGCGCAGTGGGAAGCTTCCTCTCAAGCCTGACGGAGACGGAGCGTGTGATTTCAAA ACGCTTCCTCTCCAACGCGTACGAGTTGGCCCGCAAGGGCAACTTGAACGTGCTCCACTGTCTGATCTTCGCGTTCACCACCGGAGCGCATGTGTACGGCGACTCGGAACGCCagctcaagcagctcgagtcGGGGCGTAGCATCACACAGatgctcggcggcctggacCGCCCGGACGGTGTAGGACAGACCATCCTTGGACTGTGGTACGCGGTCAAGCTGAGGG ATGCGTACCGCCTTGCAGGCCGTCTCGAAGACGAGAAGGCGTCCCAGGTCAGCGTCGACAAACACTTTGCGCGCATTGCCGAGGTCCGAGAGTTTGCCAGACGACGCTTCCCTCCGATGCCTCCTCGACAACAAATCCAGAATCTGTGA
- the HIS3 gene encoding Imidazoleglycerol-phosphate dehydratase — translation MARTATVERKTSETQITCTLGLDTGGVHPAQAINVSTGIGFLDHVSIAAWLGFFFRPLLTNPLQMLTALAKHGGMSLELKCNGDLHIDDHHTTEDVGLALGEAFKKALGERKGIKRYGYAYAPLDEALSRAVLDISSRPYFAGELPFTREKIGDLSTEMIPHFLESFAFAGGVTLHVDSIRGVNNHHIAESAFKALALAIRQAITETGSNDVPSTKGVLAI, via the exons ATGGCACGCACAGCAACAGTCGAGCGCAAGACGAGCGAGACGCAGATCACCTGCACCCTCGGTCTGGACACGGGCGGCGTGCACCCCGCGCAGGCCATCAACGTGTCGACCGGCATCGGCTTCCTCGACCACGTCAGTATCGCCGCTTGGCTTGGCTTCTTCTTCAGGCCCCTGCTAACCAACCCCCTGCAGATGCTCACCGCGCTCGCAAAGCACGGCGGCATGTCTCTCGAGCTCAAGTGTAACGGTGACCTCCAcatcgacgaccaccacacgaccgaggacgtcggccttgccctcggcgaggcgtTCAAGaaggccctcggcgagcgcaaggGCATCAAGCGCTACGGCTACGCGTACGCCCCTCTGGACGAG gccCTCTCCCGCGCTGTTCTTGACATCTCGTCCCGGCCGTACTTTGCCGGCGAGCTCCCCTTCACCCGCGAGAAGATCGGAGACT TGTCCACCGAGATGATTCCCCACTTCCTCGAGTCGTTTGCGtttgccggcggcgtgactCTGCACGTCGACTCGATCCGCGGCGTCAACAACCACCACATTGCCGAGTCGGCCTTCAAggcgcttgccctcgccaTCCGCCAGGCTATCACCGAGACGGGCTCAAACGACGTCCCGTCGACCAAGGGCGTGCTTGCGATCTAA
- the leu3 gene encoding 2-isopropylmalate synthase: MPMLEEPATRYKAFQPTPFPQRTWPDKQSKKAPIWLSTDLRDGNQSLANPMTNLQKMRFFRHLVQIGFKEIEVAYPAASETDFAFVRELVNTNEVPDDVWIQVLTPARTDLIERTFEAVAGLKHVIIHMYNATSCLFREVVFNNNREETIKLATDHTALIRRLAEKYSKSHGTSFRYEYSPETFSQTETPYAVEVCEAVKKTWLAGTESVWADGRNEERIIFNLPATVEVATPNCFADQVEQFINGLTQREKCIISLHTHNDRGCAVAAAELGVLAGADRVEGTVLGNGERTGNVDLVTLGLNYYSQGYPPNLDFSDMYAIIDTVTECTGLPVHPRHPYAGDLVFTAFSGSHQDAIKKGLEAQKKREEAGDNFWSVPYLPIDPADVGCTYEAVIRVNSQSGKGGVAYIVKTALALDLPRRMQISFYQVVQEKSEVTGKEMTVQDITGAFREAYNFGTGYNGRIILKSFSMENQRASRSSSVLGTPEQSPARESRSLSRMTQLSLGDARAEASPDRNGSQVNGNDDLPSVPRKITATVIVDDKQYKISGEGNGPLSSFLEALHGDLGIQLSVREYSEHSVGVGSDVKAATYIEVIPPNVDPKDKTKGGFWGVGVDADITASGLKAVVSAANRWLGDQKLNIDELVAWPLQRILAMVWRTTIVTCTTCFLLGTTFTHWIADHNVLWRSPVTPAALEQSIRYYALLGHGPDGLGWVYIAVGVAALVAAAGKLVSGWRGKGGEVLFDGASLLLVASITYNQVTELYPTLVSFPNPLPEKLTEHDTFPVLAAAVRDLANDNIITSVMLTGVMLLQAGRYYSSRGSGASFPRSTETSVQSSPSSSPATSPIAEPVALADRLATPFRELTEAEALELEGSGSEVDAKPASSSRRPTRSTRSSTRKK; encoded by the exons ATGCCCATGCT CGAGGAGCCCGCCACAAGGTACAAGGCGTTCCAGCCTACGCCGTTCCCCCAGCGCACATGGCCCGACAAGCAGAGCAAGAAGGCGCCCATCTGGCTCTCGACTGATCTGCGCGATGGCAACCAGTCGCTCGCGAACC CAATGACAAACCTCCAGAAGATGAGGTTCTtccgccacctcgtccagATTGGCTTCAAGGAGATCGAGGTCGCGTACCCCGCCGCGTCCGAGACCGACTTTGCCTTtgtccgcgagctcgtcaacaCCAACGAGGTGCCCGATGACGTCTGGATTCAG GTTCTTACCCCCGCCCGTACCGACCTCATCGAGCGTACCTTTGAGGCTGTGGCCGGCCTCAAGCATGTCATCATCCACATGTACAACGCCACCTCGTGCCTGTTCCGCGAAGTCGTCTTCAACAACAACCGCGAGGAGACAATCAA GCTCGCTACCGACCACACGGCCCTCATCCGTCGCCTTGCTGAAAAGTACTCCAAGTCTCACGGCACGTCGTTCCGCTACGAGTACTCGCCGGAGACCTTCTCGCAGACCGAGACCCCctacgccgtcgaggtgTGTGAGGCTGTCAAGAAGACGTGGCTTGCCGGTACCGAGTCAGTCTGGGCCGACGGCCGCAACGAGGAGCGCATCATCTTCAACCTCCCCGCCACAGTCGAAGTCGCGACGCCAAACTGCTTCGCCGACCAGGTTGAGCAGTTCATCAACGGCCTCACCCAGCGCGAGAAATGCATCATCTCGCTCCACACCCACAATGACCGTGGCTgtgccgtcgctgccgccgagctcggtgtGCTTGCTGGTGCCGACCGTGTCGAGGGCACAGTCCTCGGCAACGGTGAGCGTACCGGcaacgtcgacctcgtcaccctcggcCTCAACTACTACTCGCAGGGCTACCCTCCCAACCTCGACTTTTCCGACATGTACGCCATCATCGACACAGTCACCGAGTGCACTGGCCTCCCAGTCCACCCAAGACATCCTTATGCCGGCGACCTCGTGTTCACCGCCTTCTCGGGCTCGCACCAGGACGCCATCAAGAAGGGTCTCGAGGCCcagaagaagcgcgaggaggccggcgacAACTTCTGGTCCGTGCCCTACCTTCCCatcgaccccgccgacgtcggctgCACGTACGAGGCCGTCATCCGTGTCAACTCGCAGTCGGGCAAGGGCGGTGTCGCCTACATTGTCAAgaccgccctcgcgctcgacctgcctCGCCGCATGCAGATCTCCTTCTACCAGGTCGTCCAGGAGAAGTCCGAGGTCACGGGCAAGGAGATGACCGTCCAGGACATCACCGGCGCCTTCCGCGAAGCCTACAACTTTGGCACTGGCTACAACGGCCGCATCATCCTCAAGTCGTTCTCGATGGAGAACCAGCgtgcgtcgcgctcgtcgtcggtccTCGGCACACCCGAGCAGTCGCCCGCCCGCGagtcgcgctcgctctcgcgcaTGACCCAgctctcgctcggcgacgcccgTGCCGAGGCTTCCCCTGACCGCAACGGCAGCCAGGTCAACGGCAACGATGACCTGCCCTCTGTCCCCCGCAAGATCACTGCTACTGTTattgtcgacgacaagcagTACAAGATCTCGGGTGAGGGTAACGGCCCCCTGTCGTCgttcctcgaggcgctccacggcgacctcggcatccAGCTCTCGGTCCGCGAGTACTCTGAGCACTCGGTCGGTGTCGGCTCGGATGTCAAGGCCGCGACCTACATTGAGGTCATCCCGCCCAACGTTGACCCCAAGGACAAGACCAAGGGCGGCTTCTGGGGtgttggcgtcgacgccgacattaCCGCGTCTGGTCTCAAGGCCGTCGTCTCGGCTGCCAACCGCTGGCTGGGTGACCAGAAGCTCAACATTGA TGAATTGGTcgcgtgg ccgctACAGCGCATCCTCGCCATGGTCTGGCGAACAACAATCGTGACGTGCACCACGTGCTTCTTGCTGG GCACAACCTTCACCCACTGGATCGCAGACCACAACGTGCTCTGGCGCTCGCCCGTCACCCCCGCGGCGCTGGAACAGTCGATCCGGTACTACGCGCTCCTGGGGCACGGGCCAGACGGCCTCGGATGGGTGTAcattgccgtcggcgtcgccgcgctggtcgcTGCGGCCGGCAAGCTTGTGTCGGGGTGGCGCGGtaagggcggcgaggtgctctTTGACGGCGCGAGCTTGC TCCTCGTCGCGAGCATCACGTACAACCAGGTGACCGAGCTTTACCCCA CGCTCGTCTCCTTCCCCAACCCCCTGCCAGAAAAGTTGACAGAGCACGACACGTTCCCcgtgctcgcggcggcggtgcgcgacctcgccaacgacAACATCATCACGTCGGTGATGCTGACGGGCGTGATGCTGCTCCAG GCAGGACGCTACTACTCGTCGCgcgggagcggcgcgtccTTCCCCCGCTCGACTGAGACGTCGGTGcagtcctcgccgtcgtcctcgcccgcgacatcgcccatcgccgagcccgtcgcgctcgccgaccgcctcgccacGCCGTTCCGCGAGCtgaccgaggccgaggcgctcgagctcgagggcagcggctccgaggtcgacgccaagcccgcctcgagctcgaggcggccgacgcgctccactcgctcgtcgacacgcAAAAAGTAG